In Paenibacillus larvae subsp. larvae, the following proteins share a genomic window:
- a CDS encoding IS630 family transposase (programmed frameshift), protein MTMDKHTELAKVTAAMQQTKERRMYERYQAIYLHLKGTSMKAIADILNRNRMTVSSYIHTYENGGLGALQIKHSSGAPTRLTKQQQDRLKQTVAYSVPHEVGFTAKHNWTLELIATYVERDWGHCYSLRGISKVMERLGLSYTKPTYTLAAADPKKQRHFTETTFPELKKLLNEEIDHLLFEDESMIRDYQAIQKTWFLRGKQRIIPTTGKHRGVKLLATVDYETGHIVWQEDEQYTAETFLSFLQKVMATYPTGKLALVLDNARIHHAKLLRPFLEAQKNRLELVYLPPYSPQLNIVEGLWKWLKSSVINNVFYSAVSEIRLRVGQFMDEIMKHPHAIIDRLCVRL, encoded by the exons ATGACAATGGATAAACATACCGAACTGGCAAAAGTAACGGCAGCCATGCAACAAACCAAAGAGCGCCGAATGTATGAACGCTACCAAGCGATCTATTTGCATTTGAAAGGCACATCCATGAAGGCGATCGCTGACATTTTGAATCGAAACCGAATGACGGTGAGCAGTTACATTCATACGTACGAGAACGGTGGACTGGGAGCCTTGCAAATCAAGCATTCCTCAGGTGCTCCTACTCGGTTGACGAAGCAGCAGCAGGATCGCTTGAAACAAACCGTCGCCTATTCGGTTCCCCATGAGGTCGGCTTTACGGCAAAGCACAACTGGACGCTTGAACTGATTGCCACGTACGTGGAACGCGACTGGGGCCATTGCTATTCGCTCCGAGGCATTTCCAAGGTCATGGAGCGGCTAGGGCTCAGCTATACGAAACCGACCTACACGCTCGCAGCAGCAGATCCCAAGAAACAACGCCATTTCACCGAAACGACCTTTCCTGAACTG AAAAAGCTACTGAACGAGGAGATTGATCACTTGCTGTTCGAGGATGAGTCGATGATCCGGGACTACCAGGCGATTCAGAAGACCTGGTTCCTTCGCGGGAAGCAACGCATCATTCCAACCACGGGCAAGCATCGTGGGGTCAAACTGCTGGCCACGGTTGACTATGAAACGGGACACATCGTTTGGCAAGAAGATGAACAGTACACCGCTGAAACGTTTCTTTCCTTTCTTCAAAAGGTCATGGCGACTTATCCAACAGGGAAACTGGCTCTGGTTTTGGACAATGCCCGGATTCATCATGCAAAGCTGCTTCGGCCGTTTCTGGAAGCGCAAAAAAATCGGCTTGAGCTTGTGTACTTGCCTCCATACAGCCCTCAGTTAAATATCGTAGAAGGACTCTGGAAATGGCTCAAGTCCAGTGTGATCAATAACGTATTCTATTCGGCCGTTTCCGAAATCCGTCTGCGTGTCGGGCAATTTATGGATGAAATCATGAAGCATCCTCATGCCATTATTGACCGGCTGTGCGTGCGACTTTGA